Proteins from a single region of Felis catus isolate Fca126 chromosome B4, F.catus_Fca126_mat1.0, whole genome shotgun sequence:
- the PVALB gene encoding parvalbumin alpha, which produces MSMTDLLGAEDIKKAVEAFTAVDSFDYKKFFQMVGLKKKSPDDIKKVFHILDKDKSGFIEEDELGFILKGFYPDARDLSVKETKMLMAAGDENGDGKIDVDEFFSLVAKS; this is translated from the exons ATGTCGATGACAGACTTGCTCGGCGCTGAGGACATCAAGAAGGCGGTGGAGGCCTTTACCG CTGTCGACTCCTTCGACTACAAAAAGTTCTTCCAAATGGTCGGCCTGAAGAAGAAGAGCCCGGATGACATAAAGAAGGTGTTCCACATCCTGGATAAAGACAAGAGTGGCTTCATCGAGGAGGATGAGCTGGG ATTCATCCTAAAGGGCTTCTACCCAGATGCCAGAGACCTGTCTGTGAAAGAAACCAAGATGCTGATGGCCGCTGGCGATGAGAATGGGGACGGCAAGATCGATGTCGATG